In Solanum stenotomum isolate F172 chromosome 6, ASM1918654v1, whole genome shotgun sequence, one DNA window encodes the following:
- the LOC125868684 gene encoding uncharacterized protein LOC125868684, with translation MPPRRVVKGHPARRNIEEQELPNAPGVQPQGEVTNVEFREAIWMLRQVVTNQDSLGVYEYGLKFTQLYRYAPKIVKDMRSRMSLFVAGFSHLSSKEGKAAMLIGDMDISKVEKEKLSDREEFRNKKVKTGNESGQQKGEYNGQKSQNFKDRPALSQGSVAQGGNWAPTCIKCGRIHPDWAAPRGAISGTGGGANRLYAFITFDIYVLLDPGASKANVVVDALGRLSIGSIAHFEKDKKELVKEVHKLARLGVRLIDSTKG, from the exons atgcctccacgaagagttgtcaAAGGTCATCCTGCTAGACGCAATattgaggaacaagagttacccAATGCACCTGGAGTGCAACCTCAAGGAGAAGTCACCAATGTTGAGTTCCGTGAGGCTATCTGGATGCTAAGACAagttgtgactaaccag GATTCTCTAGGTGTttatgagtatgggttgaagttcacccaactatatCGTTATGCTCCGAAAATAGTTaaggacatgaggagtagaatgagcttgtttgttgctggatTTTCCcatctatcaagcaaagagggcaaGGCTGCGATGTTaatcggggacatggacatatcaaag gttgagaaAGAGAAGCTGAGTGACagggaagagttcagaaataagaaagtTAAGACAGGAAACGAGTCtgggcagcagaaag GTGAGTACAATGGCCAGAAGTCGCAGAACTTCAAAGATAGACCTGCACtttctcaaggtagtgtggcacaaggaggtaactgggCTCCTACGTGTATTAAATGTGGTAGGAtccacccag ATtgggctgcacctagaggagctattTCTGGTActggtggaggagcaaaccgcctctatgcaTTCATTACTTTTGATATTTATGtgttgctagacccaggagcaa gtaaggctaatgttgttgttgatgccttagGCAGGTTGTCTATAGGTAGTATCGCCCATTTTGagaaagataagaaagagttagtaAAAGAGGTGCATAAACTTGCACGactaggagttcgactaattgATTCCACAAAAGGatga